A single region of the Rhizobium sp. ARZ01 genome encodes:
- a CDS encoding phosphopentomutase has product MARAFLFVLDSFGIGGAPDAAAFGDEGADTLGHIAEFCAAGAAERSGLRQGPLKLPNMAALGLLHAAHAATGRFPAGMNVPERVFGHHGAATEVSRGKDTPSGHWEIAGTPVMFDWGYFPSEGDAFSPELVAAICEIGKVPGILGNCHASGTDIIARYGEEHIRSGKPICYTSSDSVFQIAAHEIHFGLDRLLSFCQTVRIILDEWPGGKIGRVIARPFVGETPATFERTGNRRDYSVEPPEPTLLDRLTEAGRTVHAVGKIGDIFAHKGIGRLSKANGNAALFDETLRAMDEAKDGDLVFTNFVDFDMLYGHRRDVAGYAAALEAFDRLLPEVDRKMRPGDLLILTADHGCDPTWRGTDHTRERVPVLTFGQGIRSRLLGTRMTFADIGETIARHLGIPPGPHGKSFL; this is encoded by the coding sequence ATGGCCAGAGCGTTTCTCTTCGTACTTGATTCCTTCGGCATCGGCGGGGCGCCGGATGCGGCTGCGTTCGGTGACGAGGGCGCGGACACGCTCGGGCACATCGCCGAGTTCTGCGCTGCGGGTGCCGCGGAACGTTCTGGCCTGCGTCAGGGACCGCTGAAGCTTCCCAACATGGCTGCCCTCGGCCTGCTCCACGCCGCGCACGCGGCGACCGGACGCTTTCCGGCAGGCATGAATGTCCCCGAGCGCGTTTTCGGCCACCATGGGGCCGCAACCGAAGTCTCGCGCGGCAAGGATACGCCGTCCGGCCACTGGGAAATCGCCGGTACACCCGTCATGTTCGATTGGGGCTATTTTCCCTCAGAAGGCGATGCCTTTTCCCCCGAACTGGTCGCGGCGATCTGCGAGATCGGCAAGGTTCCGGGAATCCTTGGCAATTGCCACGCGTCCGGCACGGATATCATCGCCCGATACGGCGAGGAGCATATCCGTAGCGGAAAGCCGATCTGCTACACCTCCTCCGATTCCGTTTTCCAGATCGCGGCACACGAGATCCATTTCGGGCTCGATCGGCTTCTGTCGTTCTGCCAGACGGTACGGATCATTCTCGACGAATGGCCGGGTGGCAAAATTGGTCGCGTGATCGCGCGCCCGTTTGTCGGCGAGACGCCGGCGACCTTCGAGCGAACCGGCAACCGGCGCGACTATTCGGTCGAGCCACCGGAGCCGACCCTCCTGGATCGCCTGACCGAGGCGGGACGCACGGTACACGCCGTCGGTAAGATCGGGGACATTTTCGCCCACAAGGGCATCGGCAGGCTGTCGAAGGCAAACGGCAATGCGGCGCTCTTCGATGAGACGTTGCGCGCCATGGATGAAGCCAAGGACGGCGACCTCGTCTTCACCAATTTCGTCGATTTCGACATGCTCTACGGTCATCGCCGCGACGTGGCGGGTTACGCCGCTGCACTTGAGGCGTTCGACCGGCTTCTGCCGGAGGTCGATCGTAAGATGCGTCCGGGTGATTTGCTCATTCTCACTGCTGATCATGGTTGTGACCCGACCTGGCGCGGCACCGATCACACGCGTGAGCGGGTTCCGGTCCTGACCTTCGGCCAAGGGATCCGCTCCCGTCTGCTGGGGACCCGCATGACCTTTGCCGACATCGGGGAAACGATCGCAAGGCACCTGGGCATTCCGCCCGGACCGCACGGGAAAAGCTTCCTGTGA
- a CDS encoding TadE/TadG family type IV pilus assembly protein translates to MTDGVESGRPEKGLLATLLRLKRARNGSAAVELAIVAPLLLFGYIGAYELSVGMTVLNKVGRASATISDMIAQQESVNSTFLTSMNDVAAAVGSPNMTTGTVEKPQNFSLTVTGIAVDDNEKSTVAWSRGWGDEAEAKVPGTDGKLPEDMRKTRSFYVETKLVLPYRVLIFLPSLPGVPKATDVQPIKLTRVTYSRVRKGNDISCNLCMAK, encoded by the coding sequence ATGACCGATGGGGTAGAAAGCGGAAGGCCCGAAAAAGGTCTGTTGGCGACACTGCTTCGCCTCAAGCGCGCGCGGAACGGCTCCGCCGCCGTCGAACTCGCCATCGTCGCACCACTCCTGCTTTTCGGCTATATCGGTGCCTATGAGCTATCGGTGGGGATGACGGTCTTGAACAAGGTCGGTCGGGCGTCAGCCACCATCTCCGACATGATCGCCCAACAGGAATCGGTCAATTCGACTTTCCTGACCAGCATGAACGACGTCGCCGCCGCCGTAGGCTCGCCCAATATGACGACCGGCACGGTCGAGAAGCCGCAGAACTTCAGTTTGACTGTGACTGGCATAGCCGTCGATGACAATGAAAAGTCAACGGTCGCTTGGTCACGTGGGTGGGGTGACGAAGCCGAGGCCAAAGTGCCAGGCACCGACGGCAAGCTTCCGGAGGACATGCGCAAGACCAGGAGCTTCTACGTCGAAACCAAACTCGTTCTTCCCTACAGGGTGCTGATCTTTCTGCCCAGCCTACCCGGTGTGCCTAAGGCCACGGATGTTCAGCCGATCAAGCTAACCCGCGTCACCTACAGCCGCGTTCGCAAGGGCAACGACATTTCTTGCAACCTTTGCATGGCCAAATAG
- a CDS encoding TadE/TadG family type IV pilus assembly protein translates to MKRFLGERQGATAIEFAIGAPVFFAVVFAILETFVAYMAGQVLLNANDAIARQIRLGQITFNTGRSTDVENEAAFRKKYCAELTILVTCSLEEIEIPSKLEIDVVSVPLSGLLTAKESKFERRYAPGGKSSTNLIRAKYHWPVIVDYLRLLPPNSSLGASHELVATAVVQNEDYK, encoded by the coding sequence ATGAAGCGCTTCCTTGGCGAGCGCCAAGGTGCCACCGCCATCGAGTTTGCCATAGGCGCCCCGGTGTTCTTCGCCGTCGTGTTTGCGATCCTGGAGACGTTCGTCGCCTACATGGCCGGGCAGGTCCTGCTCAACGCCAATGATGCGATTGCGCGCCAGATCCGCTTGGGCCAGATCACCTTCAATACCGGCCGTTCGACCGATGTAGAGAATGAGGCCGCGTTTCGTAAAAAATACTGCGCTGAGCTCACGATTCTGGTCACGTGTTCGTTAGAGGAAATCGAGATCCCTTCGAAACTGGAAATCGATGTCGTCAGCGTCCCCTTGAGCGGCCTTTTGACGGCCAAAGAATCCAAATTCGAGCGCAGATATGCACCAGGTGGAAAATCGTCCACAAATCTCATTCGCGCAAAGTATCACTGGCCTGTGATCGTGGACTACCTTCGTCTGCTGCCTCCGAATAGCTCTTTGGGGGCTTCCCACGAGCTGGTTGCTACGGCGGTAGTCCAAAACGAGGACTACAAATGA
- a CDS encoding pilus assembly protein N-terminal domain-containing protein — protein sequence METVGALATSRIMRLVIGVLLSQTCLAIGAARAEENDMLRVYMDHARVLKLDRPVSKVIVGNADVADATVADAKTIVLTGRNFGTTNLVLLDADGNAIVDERILVSIDEGNTVRVFRQTERSVLSCTPICEQHAQRTANTSP from the coding sequence ATGGAAACCGTCGGGGCACTTGCCACCTCCAGGATCATGCGTCTGGTCATCGGCGTACTGCTTTCACAGACATGTCTTGCGATCGGCGCCGCCCGTGCCGAGGAGAATGATATGCTGCGGGTCTATATGGACCACGCGCGCGTGCTCAAGCTCGATCGCCCGGTGAGCAAGGTCATCGTCGGCAACGCCGACGTTGCCGATGCGACGGTGGCCGATGCCAAGACGATCGTTCTGACCGGCCGCAATTTTGGCACCACCAATCTCGTCCTGCTCGATGCGGACGGCAATGCGATCGTCGATGAGCGCATCCTCGTTTCAATTGATGAGGGCAATACCGTTCGCGTGTTCCGTCAGACGGAGCGCTCGGTACTTTCCTGCACCCCCATCTGCGAGCAGCATGCGCAACGCACTGCGAACACCTCCCCCTGA
- a CDS encoding Flp family type IVb pilin: MTKIFARFLKDESGATAIEYGLIAALISVALITGAGMLGGALDNQFKEISKEMDYTAKP, translated from the coding sequence ATGACCAAGATCTTCGCTCGCTTCCTGAAAGACGAATCCGGCGCGACCGCCATCGAATACGGCCTGATCGCGGCCCTCATCTCCGTCGCCCTCATCACCGGCGCAGGTATGCTGGGCGGCGCACTGGACAACCAGTTCAAAGAGATTTCCAAGGAAATGGACTACACGGCGAAGCCTTAA
- a CDS encoding prepilin peptidase: MTAAAIFVIFPLCLAIAALSDFFTMTIPNRISAILLASFLLIAPLAGLPLAQIGLHLAAGLVVFGVCFGLFAINVMGGGDAKLLTASAVWFGLTPSLVVYLIYVSFFGGILTLAILSLRGHTNTILASGLPVPNHLLTHKKIPYGIAIGIAAFFAYPSSPLMQAALASFR; encoded by the coding sequence GTGACCGCAGCAGCAATCTTTGTCATATTTCCGCTGTGCCTGGCGATCGCCGCTCTCTCCGATTTCTTCACCATGACCATCCCGAATCGCATCTCCGCGATTCTTCTCGCCAGTTTCCTACTGATCGCTCCGCTTGCCGGCCTGCCCCTCGCGCAGATCGGGCTGCATCTGGCTGCTGGGCTGGTCGTATTCGGCGTCTGTTTCGGGCTTTTCGCAATCAACGTCATGGGCGGAGGCGACGCAAAGCTTTTGACGGCGAGCGCAGTGTGGTTCGGCCTGACGCCGTCTCTGGTCGTCTACCTCATCTACGTATCCTTCTTCGGCGGCATACTCACGCTTGCGATCTTATCGCTTCGTGGCCACACGAACACGATCCTGGCCTCGGGCCTGCCGGTTCCCAATCACCTCCTGACGCACAAAAAGATACCCTACGGCATCGCTATCGGCATTGCGGCCTTCTTCGCCTACCCTTCATCGCCGCTCATGCAAGCCGCGCTGGCCAGTTTCCGTTGA
- the cpaB gene encoding Flp pilus assembly protein CpaB, producing the protein MKPARIIILAVAVLSAGGAGYLALQLARGKSVVQSEPVVEREPTVNVLVATQSLPVGSRLNADSLGWNAWPENSVAEGFMTDQNRPDAVEKLDGAVVRMPIFKGEPIRQEKVADSNSKIMSSLLPAGKRAVSTEISVATGAGGFILPNDRVDVIMVRQGDDDMKITETILNNVRVLAIDQQIEEKDDGSKTVVGTTATLELTPDQAKVITVAQQMAERLQLALRSVADAQEQDTEAADHLLSGGDGAPIIQVIKSGEIVKSNSPAANQ; encoded by the coding sequence ATGAAACCGGCGCGAATCATCATTCTGGCAGTGGCCGTCCTTTCGGCCGGCGGCGCAGGCTATCTCGCCCTGCAGCTCGCCCGCGGAAAATCCGTGGTTCAAAGCGAGCCGGTGGTGGAGCGCGAGCCGACGGTCAACGTGCTGGTCGCAACCCAAAGCCTCCCTGTTGGTTCCCGGCTGAACGCCGATTCGCTCGGCTGGAATGCTTGGCCGGAGAACAGCGTCGCCGAGGGCTTCATGACCGATCAGAACCGACCCGACGCGGTCGAGAAACTCGACGGCGCGGTCGTGCGCATGCCGATCTTCAAAGGTGAACCGATCCGCCAGGAAAAGGTTGCCGATTCGAACAGCAAGATCATGTCGTCGTTGCTTCCGGCCGGTAAACGGGCCGTCTCGACAGAAATTTCCGTCGCGACAGGTGCCGGCGGCTTCATCCTGCCGAACGACAGGGTCGACGTTATCATGGTCCGCCAGGGCGACGATGATATGAAGATCACCGAAACCATCCTGAACAATGTGCGGGTGCTGGCGATCGACCAGCAGATCGAGGAGAAGGACGACGGGTCGAAGACCGTCGTCGGCACGACGGCAACGCTCGAGCTAACCCCCGACCAGGCCAAGGTTATCACCGTTGCCCAGCAAATGGCCGAGCGCCTGCAACTGGCGCTGCGAAGCGTCGCCGATGCGCAGGAACAGGATACCGAGGCCGCGGATCATCTTTTGAGTGGCGGTGACGGCGCGCCGATCATCCAGGTCATCAAATCCGGCGAGATCGTCAAGTCGAACTCGCCCGCCGCCAACCAATGA
- a CDS encoding type II and III secretion system protein family protein produces MRRFGKRFRASVAGGMTFCLAFSGMPGAVLTGGSAIDRAEAASVSLVRITNAGPGARKSLKLGLNKAIVVDLPADAHDILVADPMKADAVTRTSRRIYIFGKEVGQTNVFIFGPNGEEIVSLELSVERDITGLEAHLRRFIPDSDISVEIISDNIVLTGTVRTPQDALQAARLADIFLTGGEATTRTVTAQGNNGDAAIFGEERQRSQVVNMLKIDGEDQVTLKITVAEVSRQVLKQLGFSGSIGGTDGGIAFRNPTNLGGAIDWTTNTALKGTVGGLNIATYVNAMEQAGVMRTLAEPSLTAISGEAASFYVGGEFWRPVEQEIDSEDNKIKRTNEEIEYGIRLNFKPVVLSAGRISLRVETEVSEPTFEGTTNTGGIIQRGLDAFKFPHNDQLGLPAVTTMSIRRREASTSVELPSGGSIVIAGLVKEDIRQAMSGYPGLSKIPVLGTLFRSKDFVRNETEMVIIATPYLVRPVARSELNRPDDNFNPTNDAASFFLGRVNQIYGRKEAGMPSGNYAGAVGFIYK; encoded by the coding sequence GTGCGTCGATTCGGAAAGAGATTTCGGGCTTCTGTCGCCGGCGGGATGACCTTCTGCCTTGCTTTCTCGGGCATGCCGGGAGCGGTATTGACTGGTGGAAGTGCCATCGACCGCGCAGAGGCGGCTTCGGTCTCGCTCGTACGCATCACCAACGCCGGACCGGGTGCGCGCAAGTCTCTAAAGCTCGGGCTGAACAAGGCGATAGTTGTCGACCTGCCGGCCGACGCGCACGATATCCTCGTCGCCGACCCGATGAAGGCCGATGCTGTCACCCGTACGTCACGGCGCATCTACATCTTCGGCAAGGAAGTCGGCCAGACGAACGTCTTTATTTTCGGCCCGAACGGCGAAGAAATCGTCAGCCTCGAGCTCTCCGTCGAACGCGACATTACTGGCTTGGAAGCCCACCTGCGCCGGTTCATTCCGGACTCCGATATCTCCGTCGAGATCATCTCGGACAACATCGTGTTGACCGGTACGGTGCGTACGCCGCAGGATGCGCTGCAAGCCGCGCGCCTGGCCGACATCTTCCTCACCGGCGGTGAGGCGACGACCCGCACGGTGACCGCCCAGGGCAATAACGGCGATGCCGCGATCTTCGGCGAGGAGCGCCAGCGCTCGCAGGTCGTCAACATGCTGAAGATCGACGGCGAAGACCAGGTCACGCTAAAAATCACCGTGGCCGAGGTCAGCCGTCAGGTACTGAAGCAGCTCGGTTTCAGCGGGTCGATCGGCGGCACGGACGGCGGTATTGCCTTCCGCAACCCGACCAATCTGGGTGGCGCCATAGACTGGACCACGAACACCGCGCTGAAGGGTACGGTTGGCGGCCTGAACATTGCGACCTACGTCAATGCGATGGAACAAGCGGGCGTCATGCGAACGCTCGCAGAGCCCAGCCTGACAGCCATCTCGGGTGAAGCTGCGAGCTTCTATGTCGGTGGCGAATTCTGGCGCCCCGTCGAGCAGGAGATCGACTCGGAAGATAACAAAATCAAGCGCACGAACGAGGAGATCGAGTATGGCATCCGCTTGAACTTCAAGCCCGTCGTGCTTTCAGCCGGCCGTATCAGTCTGCGTGTCGAAACCGAGGTATCCGAACCCACATTCGAAGGGACCACCAACACCGGCGGTATCATTCAGCGGGGCCTCGACGCATTCAAATTTCCACACAACGACCAACTTGGCTTGCCCGCCGTCACCACGATGTCGATCCGGAGGCGTGAGGCTTCCACGAGTGTCGAGCTTCCCTCTGGCGGTTCCATCGTGATCGCCGGTCTTGTCAAGGAGGACATCCGTCAGGCCATGTCGGGCTATCCGGGACTATCGAAGATACCGGTGCTCGGTACGCTGTTCCGGTCCAAAGACTTTGTGCGCAATGAGACCGAAATGGTCATCATCGCCACCCCCTATCTCGTTCGACCGGTTGCCCGCAGCGAGCTGAACAGGCCTGATGACAATTTCAATCCGACGAACGACGCCGCGAGCTTCTTCCTTGGCCGGGTCAACCAGATCTACGGCCGCAAGGAGGCCGGGATGCCGTCCGGAAACTACGCCGGCGCAGTCGGCTTCATCTACAAGTGA
- a CDS encoding CpaD family pilus assembly protein, whose protein sequence is MPLTRIFPAALVLSAALVTGCANRDATTTASIPDDYRTRHPIVLTEAEHTLDIPVASGDRSLTLSVRDNIRGFAQDYASKSKGTVQIMVPQGSMNAGAAAALRKEVRATLVGAGVPSKRIIQTTYGAAGQGDAAPIRLAFVSTTAKTNTCGQWPEDLTLNTMENKQYYNFGCATQANLAAQIANPMDLVGPRGMTPIDAERRATAIQDYREDGTSF, encoded by the coding sequence ATGCCGCTCACCCGCATATTTCCGGCTGCGCTCGTGCTCTCGGCCGCCTTGGTCACGGGTTGTGCCAATCGCGACGCCACGACGACCGCGTCGATCCCCGACGACTATCGCACCCGGCATCCGATTGTCCTGACTGAAGCCGAGCACACGTTGGACATCCCCGTCGCCTCGGGCGATCGATCGCTGACGCTGTCAGTGCGCGATAACATTCGCGGCTTTGCCCAGGACTACGCGTCGAAGTCGAAGGGGACGGTGCAGATCATGGTCCCGCAGGGCTCGATGAACGCCGGTGCCGCCGCGGCACTGCGCAAAGAGGTCCGCGCAACGCTCGTTGGCGCGGGTGTGCCGAGCAAGCGCATCATTCAGACCACATACGGGGCTGCCGGCCAGGGCGACGCCGCCCCGATTCGGCTCGCCTTCGTCTCGACCACCGCAAAGACGAATACCTGTGGCCAGTGGCCGGAAGACCTGACGCTGAACACGATGGAAAACAAGCAGTACTACAATTTTGGCTGTGCGACCCAGGCCAATCTCGCAGCACAAATCGCCAACCCGATGGATCTCGTCGGACCGCGCGGCATGACGCCAATCGATGCCGAACGGCGGGCCACAGCCATCCAGGACTATCGCGAAGACGGAACGAGTTTCTGA